The genome window TATACATAGTAATAGAAGTTAGATAGACTACCACAGTAGTTCAGCATAAGCCTCCCCTCTACACTATCCCCCTTATATCTATTGGTAAATTTACCCGAGCCAGGAGCTACTATAAGATCCAAGGCCTTAGGAGACAAATCCCCCACTTTCTTGATCTCCTCACAGATGAAACCACGATATATATTTTTCACATGTTGAATCAACTCATCATAGCTATTCAAACCTGGCTCAAAAACCACAGTACTAGGAACAATCACCACAAACCTACGAAGCGAATGCGATATACACTTAAAGATAAATGATAAGGTAGTTCTCGAAGAAACACCACACCCAGAATCATCAGCCAAAACATATTCAACCTTCCGCCACCTATAATTATTCGGATAAACGAACCAAGGAGACCCCCAAGTAGTTATACCAATCACAACCTCCGACATATAACCCAACCAAAAAACATACCACCCACCATATAAAAAATATCCCACCAGAACCCCAACAATACAGATAAAGTGAAAAACATCGATACATATTTA of Sulfolobales archaeon contains these proteins:
- a CDS encoding TM1812 family CRISPR-associated protein: MSEVVIGITTWGSPWFVYPNNYRWRKVEYVLADDSGCGVSSRTTLSFIFKCISHSLRRFVVIVPSTVVFEPGLNSYDELIQHVKNIYRGFICEEIKKVGDLSPKALDLIVAPGSGKFTNRYKGDSVEGRLMLNYCGSLSNFYYYVYLELSRILVKEILNIENDGDSKKSLKIVLDLSHGMNYMPVLTYRAVNYYLLYRFSLF